From a single Micromonospora sp. WMMD1102 genomic region:
- a CDS encoding glycosyltransferase family 4 protein: MKHFDLTVVLTYYTPYLSGLTEVARVVAEGLAARGWRVAVVASQHDPALPRHEVRNGVEVFRAPVLARVGRGVICPGFPTLAGRIARDSAVVNLHLPMLEAGLVARLAGDTPIVCNHHDDVWVPGGLVARAQIDLVERSVRAALRRSVGVLVNNVDHAQHSRHWPVMRDRTVHAVPPPCVHRPPGRPSFRGSSGLHVGFLGRIAAEKGLTHLVDGFRLIGDPEARLLVAGDHSSVAGGSVIGELRARAAGDRRIRFLGRLTDAEISDLYASIDVFALTSVAEESFGIVQAEAMISGVPSVASDLPGMRVPVQLTGFGELVPPRDPAAIAEALVRVGATSAADRVEGARRAEARFGVTVSVDAYEEAFRAAAGDRLRVAALRATA, encoded by the coding sequence ATGAAGCATTTCGACCTGACCGTCGTGCTCACCTACTACACCCCGTACCTCAGCGGGCTGACCGAGGTCGCCCGGGTGGTCGCCGAGGGGCTGGCCGCCCGGGGCTGGCGGGTGGCGGTCGTCGCCTCCCAACACGACCCGGCACTGCCCCGGCACGAGGTACGCAACGGGGTGGAGGTGTTCCGGGCCCCGGTGCTGGCCCGGGTGGGCCGTGGGGTGATCTGCCCCGGCTTCCCCACCCTGGCCGGCCGGATCGCCCGGGACTCGGCGGTGGTCAACCTGCACCTGCCGATGCTGGAGGCCGGCCTGGTGGCCCGGCTGGCCGGCGACACCCCGATCGTCTGCAACCACCACGACGACGTGTGGGTGCCGGGCGGCCTGGTCGCGCGGGCCCAGATCGACCTCGTGGAACGCTCGGTCCGGGCCGCGCTGCGCCGCTCGGTCGGCGTGCTGGTGAACAACGTGGACCACGCCCAGCACTCCCGGCACTGGCCGGTGATGCGGGACCGGACCGTGCACGCGGTGCCGCCGCCCTGCGTACACCGGCCGCCGGGTCGGCCCTCGTTCCGGGGCTCGTCCGGGCTGCACGTCGGCTTCCTCGGCCGCATCGCCGCGGAGAAGGGGCTGACCCACCTGGTCGACGGGTTCCGGCTGATCGGCGACCCGGAGGCGAGGCTGCTGGTCGCCGGTGACCACAGCTCGGTGGCCGGCGGCAGCGTGATCGGCGAGCTGCGGGCCCGCGCCGCCGGGGACCGCCGGATCCGCTTCCTCGGCCGGCTCACCGACGCCGAGATCAGCGACCTGTACGCCTCGATCGACGTATTCGCGCTGACCTCGGTGGCCGAGGAGTCCTTCGGCATCGTGCAGGCCGAGGCGATGATCTCCGGTGTGCCGTCGGTCGCCAGCGACCTGCCCGGGATGCGGGTACCGGTCCAGCTCACCGGCTTCGGCGAGCTGGTGCCGCCCCGTGATCCGGCGGCCATCGCCGAGGCCCTGGTGCGGGTGGGCGCGACCTCGGCGGCGGACCGGGTCGAGGGAGCCCGCCGGGCGGAGGCCCGGTTCGGGGTGACTGTCTCGGTCGACGCGTACGAGGAGGCGTTCCGGGCCGCCGCCGGCGACCGCCTCCGGGTCGCCGCCCTGCGCGCCACCGCCTGA
- a CDS encoding BTAD domain-containing putative transcriptional regulator, producing MTAGVLDLVPAAPRAEGGAVRIRLLGTIGAERDGRPLYLGPARQRELLAILGLRRGGPVSVEQLVDDLWGEDAPRSADNLLHTYLGRLRRALGTGPGDRPVLRSRCPGYQLDVRAEQVDSELFERRLGQARTALATGDLAAAQALLHRALDGWSGPRAMDGATGPLVTAQRCRLGELRLDATEDLLAVRLARGDSAGVVAELRALVARHPLRERLWALLLAGLARSSRRGEALAAFHDVRGILTEQLGVDPSAELQQSYRSLLHGSAPAIPLGVPGTTSGAGTAPGYVPVAAARTLVATA from the coding sequence ATGACCGCGGGTGTCCTCGACCTGGTTCCGGCCGCGCCCCGTGCGGAGGGGGGCGCGGTCCGGATCCGCCTGCTCGGCACGATCGGCGCCGAGCGGGACGGCCGACCGCTCTACCTCGGCCCGGCCCGGCAGCGCGAGCTGCTCGCCATCCTCGGGCTGCGCCGGGGCGGCCCGGTCTCGGTGGAACAACTCGTCGACGACCTGTGGGGCGAGGACGCCCCGCGCAGCGCCGACAACCTCCTGCACACCTATCTCGGACGGCTGCGCCGGGCCCTCGGAACCGGGCCCGGCGACCGGCCGGTACTCCGGTCCCGCTGCCCCGGCTACCAGCTCGACGTACGCGCCGAGCAGGTCGACTCGGAGCTGTTCGAGCGGCGCCTGGGGCAGGCCCGCACCGCGCTCGCCACCGGTGACCTGGCGGCCGCACAGGCGCTGCTGCACCGGGCGCTGGACGGCTGGTCCGGGCCCCGGGCGATGGACGGTGCCACCGGGCCGCTGGTCACCGCGCAGCGCTGCCGGCTCGGCGAGTTGCGGCTGGACGCCACCGAGGACCTGCTGGCGGTCCGGCTCGCCCGGGGCGACAGTGCCGGAGTGGTGGCCGAACTGCGCGCCCTGGTCGCCCGCCATCCGCTCCGGGAACGGCTCTGGGCGCTGCTGCTGGCCGGGTTGGCCCGCAGCTCCCGCCGGGGCGAGGCGCTGGCCGCCTTCCACGACGTGCGGGGCATCCTGACCGAGCAGCTCGGCGTCGACCCGTCGGCGGAACTCCAGCAGAGCTACCGGTCGCTGCTACACGGCAGCGCCCCCGCCATCCCGCTGGGCGTACCCGGCACCACGTCCGGCGCCGGCACCGCGCCGGGCTACGTACCCGTCGCCGCCGCCCGTACCCTCGTCGCCACCGCCTGA
- a CDS encoding UbiA prenyltransferase family protein, with translation MQTVDATQTVDTSPPTASGGPLVVQPAGAAPAVLPTPVLAPPPAGLFRDLLRLARPHQWPKNLLVVPLALIDAPGLTLAGVARVGWAVLVFTLASALVYVWNDAVDRHRDRAHPVKRHRPIASGRIGLPLAWAYGGILTGLLLAAVFAGPAVPWWPLTAYLVLNVAYSRWLKYVPLVDVFVVAAGFVLRAVQGYVAAGTDISSWLLIAVFALCLLLILGKRRNELAVSGTEHRPALSAYSAQYLEYLIVLCATLAVTAFLFYLADGGLVTPYTDVALLVSVPFATFGLARYLQVVVVHREGGDPVRVLLRDRMMVVNAVLWAALLGLVVLAARFPGLVEVLR, from the coding sequence ATGCAGACAGTGGACGCAACGCAGACAGTGGACACCTCACCCCCGACCGCATCCGGCGGACCGCTCGTCGTTCAGCCCGCCGGAGCCGCCCCTGCCGTCCTGCCGACGCCCGTGCTCGCCCCGCCGCCGGCCGGGCTGTTCCGGGACCTGCTCCGACTCGCCCGGCCACACCAGTGGCCGAAGAACCTGCTGGTCGTACCGCTGGCGCTGATCGACGCGCCGGGGCTGACCCTGGCCGGGGTGGCCAGGGTCGGCTGGGCGGTGCTCGTCTTCACCCTCGCCTCGGCCCTGGTCTACGTCTGGAACGACGCGGTGGACCGGCACCGGGACCGGGCACATCCGGTCAAGCGGCACCGCCCGATCGCCTCCGGCCGGATCGGCCTGCCGCTGGCCTGGGCGTACGGCGGGATCCTCACCGGGCTGCTGCTTGCCGCCGTCTTCGCCGGGCCGGCGGTGCCGTGGTGGCCGCTGACCGCCTACCTGGTGCTGAACGTCGCCTACAGCCGCTGGCTGAAGTACGTGCCGCTGGTGGACGTCTTCGTGGTCGCCGCCGGCTTCGTACTCCGGGCCGTGCAGGGGTACGTCGCCGCCGGCACCGACATCTCGTCCTGGCTGCTGATCGCCGTCTTCGCGCTCTGCCTGCTGCTGATCCTCGGCAAGCGGCGCAACGAGCTGGCGGTCTCCGGCACCGAACACCGCCCGGCCCTGAGCGCGTACTCCGCGCAGTACCTGGAATACCTGATCGTGCTCTGCGCCACCCTGGCGGTGACCGCGTTCCTGTTCTACCTGGCCGACGGCGGGCTGGTCACCCCGTACACCGATGTCGCGCTGCTGGTCTCGGTGCCGTTCGCGACCTTCGGACTGGCCCGCTACCTCCAGGTGGTCGTGGTGCACCGGGAGGGCGGCGACCCGGTCCGGGTCCTGCTGCGGGACCGGATGATGGTGGTCAACGCGGTGCTCTGGGCCGCCCTGCTCGGCCTGGTCGTACTGGCCGCCCGTTTCCCGGGTCTGGTCGAGGTGCTGCGATGA
- a CDS encoding NAD-dependent epimerase/dehydratase family protein — MVNVVTVTGGSGMLGASLVRRLRAEGHVVHSVDLREPDELVAGVRYSVADVRDPVGIGRAVADADVVVHTAAALPSYPADEIRSIIVGGAQTVLEAARAHRVERVVQISSTAVYGLPSVVPTTEAYPREPVDAYSAAKAGAEEVCERFRDAGMCVPILRPKTFLGPGRMGLFAMLFEWAEEGRNFPMLGSGDVRIQMFAVEDLVDAVLVAMRAPADVANDTYNLAAAEFGTIREDFQAVLDAAGHGKRVVPIPARPAVAVLDLLQRARLSPVYGRLVHKLLADSYVSIDKARDRLGFRPRYSNQDAILATYRWWRAQQTTARNTRSAGRTSREPWRQGALSLAKAFF, encoded by the coding sequence GTGGTGAACGTGGTGACGGTGACCGGCGGCAGCGGCATGCTCGGCGCCAGCCTGGTGCGCCGGCTGCGCGCCGAGGGACACGTGGTGCACAGCGTCGACCTGCGCGAGCCGGACGAACTGGTGGCCGGGGTCCGGTACAGCGTCGCCGACGTCCGGGACCCGGTCGGGATCGGCCGGGCGGTCGCCGACGCCGACGTGGTGGTGCACACCGCCGCGGCGCTGCCCAGCTATCCGGCCGACGAGATCCGCTCGATCATCGTCGGCGGGGCGCAGACCGTGCTGGAGGCGGCTCGGGCGCACCGGGTCGAACGGGTGGTGCAGATCTCCTCGACCGCCGTCTACGGCCTGCCCAGCGTGGTCCCGACCACCGAGGCGTACCCCCGGGAGCCGGTGGACGCGTACAGCGCGGCGAAGGCCGGCGCCGAGGAGGTCTGCGAGCGGTTCCGGGACGCCGGGATGTGCGTGCCGATCCTGCGGCCGAAGACGTTCCTCGGGCCGGGCCGGATGGGGCTGTTCGCGATGCTCTTCGAGTGGGCCGAGGAGGGGCGCAACTTCCCGATGCTCGGCTCCGGCGACGTCCGGATCCAGATGTTCGCCGTCGAGGACCTGGTCGACGCGGTACTCGTCGCGATGCGGGCCCCGGCCGACGTCGCCAACGACACCTACAACCTGGCCGCCGCCGAGTTCGGCACGATCCGGGAGGACTTCCAGGCGGTACTCGACGCCGCCGGGCACGGCAAGCGGGTGGTGCCGATACCGGCCCGGCCGGCGGTGGCAGTGCTCGACCTGCTGCAACGTGCCCGCCTCTCCCCGGTGTACGGCCGGCTCGTGCACAAGCTGCTCGCCGACTCGTACGTCAGCATCGACAAGGCCCGCGACCGGCTCGGCTTCCGGCCGCGCTATTCCAACCAGGACGCGATCCTCGCCACCTACCGGTGGTGGCGGGCGCAGCAGACGACGGCCCGGAACACCCGCTCCGCCGGCCGGACCAGCCGGGAGCCCTGGCGTCAGGGAGCGCTGTCGCTGGCCAAGGCCTTCTTCTGA
- a CDS encoding aminotransferase class III-fold pyridoxal phosphate-dependent enzyme, with translation MTSFGFGRELVDHAEGAIVHTRDGRQILDFTGGVGVLNHGHNHPRILAARQRFQQQRRMEVHKTYFSPYLAALSHNLAAVLPGDLNMSFLPNSGAEAVEGAVKLAYKYHGGRRNTIMHADISFHGKLLGSGSLTGSAQNHFKFPGISGTVAYPYGDLAVLREQVAAARNADGGCDVYAILVEPFSASTMRHCEEEFLRGLRQLCTDEDIVLIFDEIYTGWGKTGTLFYFMRYPGLIPDVLTTSKSFGGGKSSISAYVAREPVFRRAYDSLNDALLQSTSTTYYGFGEEAATAIEAINIAVEEDFPARAAQIERVLAPGLARLAKEHPEVISDVAGVGALWGVFLHRDSALLNLAAKLAPGGFAKDPQFGTKLITCAVIETLYREHGIYTYYTLNGRSPLVVGPPLVVSDAQVEYFLNCLDATLAEGLPKLLTRFVQGKVSALW, from the coding sequence ATGACGTCATTCGGATTCGGCCGGGAACTGGTCGACCACGCCGAGGGCGCGATCGTGCACACCCGCGACGGGCGGCAGATCCTCGACTTCACCGGCGGGGTCGGGGTGCTCAACCACGGCCACAACCACCCGCGCATCCTGGCCGCCCGGCAACGCTTCCAGCAGCAGCGGCGGATGGAGGTGCACAAGACCTACTTCTCGCCGTACCTGGCCGCGCTCAGCCACAACCTGGCCGCGGTGCTCCCCGGCGACCTCAACATGTCGTTCCTGCCCAACTCGGGCGCGGAGGCGGTCGAGGGGGCGGTGAAGCTGGCGTACAAGTACCACGGCGGGCGGCGCAACACGATCATGCACGCCGACATCAGCTTCCACGGCAAGCTGCTCGGCTCCGGCAGCCTCACCGGCAGCGCGCAGAACCACTTCAAGTTCCCCGGCATCTCCGGCACGGTCGCCTACCCGTACGGCGACCTGGCCGTGCTGCGCGAGCAGGTGGCGGCGGCCCGGAACGCCGACGGCGGCTGCGACGTGTACGCCATCCTCGTCGAGCCGTTCAGCGCCTCCACGATGCGGCACTGCGAGGAGGAGTTCCTGCGCGGGCTGCGCCAGCTCTGCACCGACGAGGACATCGTGCTGATCTTCGACGAGATCTACACCGGCTGGGGCAAGACCGGCACGCTCTTCTACTTCATGCGCTACCCGGGGCTGATCCCGGACGTGCTGACCACCTCCAAGTCGTTCGGCGGCGGCAAGTCGTCGATCTCGGCGTACGTCGCCCGGGAGCCGGTCTTCCGCCGAGCCTACGACAGCCTCAACGACGCGCTGTTGCAGAGCACCAGCACCACCTACTACGGCTTCGGCGAGGAGGCCGCGACCGCGATCGAGGCGATCAACATCGCGGTCGAGGAGGACTTCCCGGCCCGCGCGGCGCAGATCGAGCGGGTCCTCGCTCCCGGGCTGGCCCGGCTGGCCAAGGAACACCCGGAGGTGATCTCCGACGTGGCCGGCGTCGGCGCGCTCTGGGGCGTCTTCCTGCACCGCGACTCCGCGCTGCTGAACCTCGCCGCCAAGCTGGCACCCGGCGGCTTCGCCAAGGACCCGCAGTTCGGCACCAAGCTGATCACCTGCGCGGTGATCGAGACGCTCTACCGCGAGCACGGCATCTACACCTACTACACGCTCAACGGGCGCAGCCCGCTCGTCGTCGGCCCGCCGCTGGTGGTCTCCGACGCCCAGGTCGAGTACTTCCTGAACTGCCTCGACGCCACCCTCGCCGAGGGGCTGCCGAAGCTGCTCACCCGCTTCGTCCAGGGGAAGGTGTCGGCGCTGTGGTGA
- a CDS encoding UbiA family prenyltransferase, with the protein MSVLSEVLPAPLPAAVFRELFRAVRLAWIESRPTVQVMFQLRFLAGALLGLAGFAAVPGRVLTPGALAGVGIGALAWLCATWHIYLLNGLCDQVEDRHNRSGRPLASGALPLRAARTVAAGLAVAALGCAALLSWPMVLVVLGMLGLGWAYSAGPRPQKANVYGFVLVVTAGGLLTYLAGWLAAGGVAALGGGLPPLPPLPLLVLATAMSLWMSLGGMTKDLSDVAGDRAAGRRTLPVVLGDRRARRLMAVLAVGVGAGLCLVASARVPELLPAGVVLLLGGGTVASCLAAPVPPTRSGASLPARLAAMVSGRPGEASVQFGRNRLRLPYRAFMVTQYGVHGTVLGQCLL; encoded by the coding sequence GTGAGCGTTCTTTCCGAGGTGTTGCCCGCCCCGTTGCCCGCGGCCGTGTTCCGGGAGCTGTTCCGCGCCGTCCGGCTGGCCTGGATCGAGTCGCGCCCGACGGTGCAGGTCATGTTTCAACTCCGTTTCCTGGCGGGTGCGCTGCTCGGCCTCGCCGGCTTCGCCGCCGTACCCGGTCGGGTGCTGACGCCGGGCGCGCTGGCCGGGGTCGGGATCGGCGCCCTGGCCTGGCTCTGCGCGACCTGGCACATCTATCTGCTCAACGGCCTCTGCGACCAGGTCGAGGACCGGCACAACCGGTCCGGCCGCCCGCTGGCCAGCGGCGCCCTGCCGCTGCGGGCCGCCCGGACGGTCGCCGCCGGGCTCGCGGTGGCGGCGCTCGGCTGCGCCGCGCTGCTCTCCTGGCCGATGGTGCTGGTGGTGCTCGGGATGCTCGGGCTCGGCTGGGCGTACTCGGCCGGACCCCGGCCGCAGAAGGCGAACGTGTACGGCTTCGTCCTGGTGGTGACCGCCGGCGGCCTGCTCACCTACCTGGCCGGTTGGCTGGCCGCCGGCGGGGTTGCCGCGCTCGGCGGTGGCCTGCCTCCGCTGCCCCCGTTGCCGCTGCTGGTGCTGGCCACGGCGATGTCGCTGTGGATGAGCCTCGGCGGGATGACCAAGGACCTCTCCGACGTCGCCGGGGACCGGGCGGCCGGCCGGCGCACCCTGCCGGTGGTACTCGGCGACCGGCGGGCACGCCGGCTGATGGCGGTGCTCGCGGTCGGGGTCGGCGCCGGTCTCTGCCTGGTGGCCTCGGCCCGGGTGCCGGAGCTGCTGCCGGCCGGCGTGGTGCTGCTGCTCGGTGGCGGCACGGTGGCCAGCTGCCTCGCCGCACCCGTGCCGCCGACCCGCTCCGGGGCGTCGCTGCCGGCCCGGCTCGCGGCGATGGTGAGCGGCCGGCCCGGCGAGGCGTCCGTCCAGTTCGGACGAAACCGGCTCCGGCTCCCGTACCGGGCCTTTATGGTCACCCAGTACGGCGTGCACGGCACCGTACTGGGTCAGTGCCTGCTCTGA
- a CDS encoding ATP-binding protein produces MEPRQPDDESHGDTAVLAGQIFDTFRERLEAENSVLMQSPDTVRQLRRQVASIVAEVLGRPDLPATGDSPEGVPEDPGEPVAETPLAVQIGASRALRGVHPVESLRAASALFDAALPVLVGPAGRSDGTDPLVLSAALHRAVMDRVALASLAYVSFLMEKLQASRQEECRRIARELHDRVGHGMGLALQHLDLHRLYAAQEPERAEVKLAAAVASLGDALRTVQQLSAELRRSVGADGIERALRAYLRANVPTTVRATLQVTGDAKLLPSDVSEELYLILREAVRNALRHAAPTRITIDLEVTDLLVQATVADDGRGFEPGNVAFTQGGGLPSMGERADLLRGHLDLHSRLGQGTRIGVRVPLRGERL; encoded by the coding sequence TTGGAGCCGAGGCAGCCGGACGACGAGTCGCATGGCGACACTGCTGTCCTTGCCGGGCAGATTTTCGACACATTTCGAGAACGGCTGGAGGCGGAGAACAGCGTACTGATGCAGAGCCCGGACACCGTACGCCAACTGCGGCGCCAGGTGGCGTCGATCGTGGCCGAAGTGCTGGGCCGGCCCGACCTGCCAGCCACTGGCGACAGTCCGGAGGGAGTTCCGGAGGACCCCGGGGAACCGGTGGCCGAGACGCCACTGGCGGTCCAGATCGGGGCCAGTCGGGCGCTGCGCGGCGTACACCCGGTGGAGTCGCTGCGGGCGGCGTCGGCGCTGTTCGACGCCGCCCTGCCGGTGCTGGTCGGGCCCGCGGGCCGATCCGACGGCACGGATCCGCTCGTGCTGAGCGCCGCCCTGCACCGGGCGGTGATGGACCGGGTGGCCCTCGCCTCGCTCGCCTACGTCAGCTTCCTGATGGAGAAGCTCCAGGCGTCCCGCCAGGAGGAGTGCCGCCGGATAGCCCGGGAGCTGCACGACCGGGTCGGCCACGGCATGGGTCTGGCGTTGCAGCACCTCGACCTGCACCGGCTCTACGCCGCGCAGGAGCCCGAACGCGCCGAGGTCAAGCTCGCCGCCGCCGTCGCGTCGCTGGGCGATGCGCTGCGCACCGTGCAGCAGCTCTCGGCCGAACTGCGCCGCTCGGTCGGCGCGGACGGCATCGAACGGGCGCTGCGGGCGTACCTGCGGGCCAACGTCCCGACGACGGTGCGGGCCACCCTCCAGGTGACCGGGGACGCGAAACTGCTGCCCTCCGACGTCAGCGAGGAGCTGTACCTGATCCTGCGCGAAGCGGTCCGCAACGCGCTCCGGCACGCCGCGCCGACCCGGATCACCATCGACCTGGAGGTCACCGACCTGCTGGTCCAGGCGACGGTGGCCGACGACGGCCGGGGCTTCGAACCCGGCAACGTCGCCTTCACCCAGGGCGGCGGGCTGCCGTCCATGGGGGAGCGGGCCGATCTGCTCCGGGGCCATCTCGACCTGCACAGCCGGCTCGGCCAGGGCACCCGGATCGGCGTGCGGGTGCCGCTGCGCGGGGAGCGGCTGTGA
- a CDS encoding response regulator transcription factor has protein sequence MTANLIRVALADDHTLFRQGIREMLSTDPGIQVVGEAATGPDAVGLVLAERPDVLLLDVEMPGPGAGPVIRELRRVRPQTQVVVLTMHDDADVVRDLLNCGAAAYLVKTILRDELVVAVRSVASRSDTVLLSVSRRTVSQLDSQRDRAGNSAGPLTDRELEVLTLTAQAFSNAQIASRLHITQATVKRHLTNIYAKLQAVSRVDAIRKATAARLIDPDGGPLR, from the coding sequence GTGACCGCCAACCTGATCCGGGTCGCCCTCGCCGACGACCACACCCTGTTCCGGCAGGGCATCCGGGAGATGCTCTCCACCGACCCGGGGATCCAGGTGGTCGGCGAGGCCGCCACCGGCCCGGACGCGGTCGGGCTGGTCCTGGCGGAACGCCCCGACGTGCTGCTGCTCGACGTGGAGATGCCGGGTCCCGGCGCCGGCCCGGTGATCCGGGAACTGCGCCGGGTCCGCCCGCAGACCCAGGTCGTGGTGCTGACCATGCACGACGACGCCGACGTGGTACGCGACCTGCTCAACTGCGGCGCCGCCGCGTACCTGGTCAAGACGATCCTCCGGGACGAGCTGGTGGTCGCGGTCCGCTCGGTGGCGAGTCGCTCCGACACGGTGCTGCTCTCGGTCTCCCGGCGTACGGTGTCGCAGCTCGACAGCCAGCGGGACCGCGCCGGCAACTCGGCGGGCCCGCTGACCGACCGGGAGCTGGAGGTGCTGACCCTGACCGCGCAGGCGTTCAGCAACGCCCAGATCGCCAGCCGGCTGCACATCACCCAGGCGACCGTGAAACGCCACCTGACCAACATCTACGCCAAACTCCAGGCGGTCTCCCGGGTCGACGCGATCCGGAAGGCGACCGCGGCCCGACTCATCGACCCCGACGGCGGCCCACTCCGGTGA
- a CDS encoding endonuclease/exonuclease/phosphatase family protein, protein MTTSAIRSAPGADPGTTAQSGPDPGTTEAPGPDPGTAAQPGPDPGTAAQPRWSRRTRGLLVAAVLWLGYALLQPVLSGRWWLMQLPDLAPPLVFLLVPLLLAALAWTARGARRLVALVAAAGLVAGAGNLGVNWYALGDPPPPAPPGAIRVVSWNTSYWHQSEDPADFYTFVKSQPADVYVLQEYLYHDPDRMWMVEYDDLARLRQEFPGYHIYAVGELVTLSRFPISASRPLWVDAEMPELGNEWPDYWKVKTIRTDLAVGDRTLSVYNVHLQVSVDTSAEPVELIRDSRGRFDNRRLQYRAIADDVAANPNQSLVVGDFNTSPSMSETRDFDGLVEDAIRADRSFYPVSWQTQGPLQLWRVDRAFTTPGLAVHEYDLVDPRGRSDHALQRMQLSLAAPGS, encoded by the coding sequence ATGACGACCTCAGCGATCCGATCGGCGCCCGGAGCGGACCCCGGGACGACAGCGCAGTCGGGGCCGGACCCCGGGACGACGGAGGCGCCGGGGCCGGACCCCGGGACGGCAGCGCAGCCGGGGCCGGACCCCGGGACGGCAGCGCAGCCGCGCTGGTCCCGGCGTACCCGGGGACTGCTGGTGGCGGCGGTGCTGTGGCTCGGGTACGCGCTGCTCCAGCCGGTGCTCTCCGGCCGCTGGTGGCTGATGCAACTGCCCGACCTGGCCCCGCCGCTGGTATTCCTGCTCGTACCGCTGCTCCTGGCGGCGCTGGCCTGGACGGCGCGCGGCGCCCGGCGGCTGGTCGCGCTGGTCGCGGCGGCCGGCCTGGTCGCCGGTGCCGGCAACCTCGGGGTCAACTGGTACGCCCTCGGCGACCCGCCGCCGCCCGCACCGCCCGGCGCGATCCGGGTGGTCTCCTGGAACACGAGCTACTGGCACCAGAGCGAGGACCCGGCCGACTTCTACACCTTCGTCAAGAGCCAGCCGGCCGACGTCTACGTGTTGCAGGAGTACCTCTACCACGACCCGGACCGGATGTGGATGGTCGAGTACGACGACCTGGCCCGGCTGCGCCAGGAGTTCCCCGGCTACCACATCTACGCGGTCGGCGAACTTGTCACGCTCTCCCGGTTCCCGATCTCGGCCAGCCGGCCGCTCTGGGTCGATGCCGAGATGCCCGAGCTGGGCAACGAGTGGCCGGACTACTGGAAGGTCAAGACGATCCGTACCGACCTGGCGGTGGGGGACCGGACGCTGTCGGTCTACAACGTGCACCTCCAGGTGTCGGTGGACACCAGCGCCGAGCCGGTCGAGCTGATCCGCGACTCCCGGGGCCGCTTCGACAACCGCCGGTTGCAGTACCGGGCGATCGCCGACGACGTGGCGGCGAACCCGAACCAGTCGCTCGTGGTGGGTGACTTCAACACCTCGCCCTCGATGAGCGAGACCCGGGACTTCGACGGGCTGGTCGAGGACGCGATCCGGGCCGACCGCTCCTTCTACCCGGTCTCCTGGCAGACCCAGGGGCCGCTGCAACTGTGGCGGGTGGACCGGGCGTTCACCACCCCCGGGCTGGCCGTGCACGAATACGACCTGGTCGACCCGCGCGGACGATCCGACCACGCCCTGCAACGGATGCAGCTCTCGCTCGCCGCGCCGGGCAGCTGA
- a CDS encoding aldo/keto reductase translates to MQTVELGRTGEQVSQLALGAMLMGTLTDEATSVRMLDRYLDEGGNFVDTADCYAWWPNRGSYGGESEELLGRWLRRSGVRDRVFLATKGSAMQRNPELLWGEGPDPDWSVARENFEGAGGDALRNALDESLRRLGVDHVDLYYVHVDDRSTPLEETLEALAGMVRAGKVRHIGWSNVRTWRLERIRQLCARHGWPAPVAVQQQHSYLRRRAGLDEVSIVDDEQLDYLRAHDDLTLVSFSPLVKGIYDDPAKRAGHWAMAPYEGPDAEARIAVLTEVAAEVGLTPNQLVLAWLLHQTSPRVVPLIGPRTFEQLAAALPALGAKLSGDQLARLDAAGA, encoded by the coding sequence GTGCAGACGGTAGAACTCGGTCGGACCGGTGAGCAGGTCAGCCAGCTCGCGCTCGGCGCCATGCTGATGGGCACGCTCACCGACGAGGCCACCTCGGTGCGGATGCTGGACCGCTATCTCGACGAGGGCGGCAACTTCGTCGACACCGCCGACTGCTACGCCTGGTGGCCCAACCGGGGCAGCTACGGCGGGGAGAGCGAGGAACTGCTCGGCCGGTGGCTGCGCCGGTCCGGCGTACGCGACCGGGTCTTCCTGGCCACCAAGGGCAGCGCCATGCAGCGCAACCCCGAACTGCTCTGGGGCGAGGGTCCCGACCCGGACTGGTCGGTGGCCCGGGAGAACTTCGAGGGAGCCGGCGGCGACGCCCTGCGCAACGCCCTGGACGAGAGCCTGCGACGGCTCGGAGTCGACCACGTCGACCTCTACTACGTGCACGTCGACGACCGGTCGACACCGCTGGAGGAGACCCTGGAGGCGCTGGCCGGGATGGTCCGGGCCGGCAAGGTACGCCACATCGGCTGGTCGAACGTACGCACCTGGCGGCTGGAGCGGATCCGGCAGCTCTGCGCCCGGCACGGCTGGCCCGCCCCGGTGGCGGTGCAGCAGCAGCACTCCTACCTGCGCCGCCGGGCGGGGCTGGACGAAGTCTCCATCGTGGACGACGAACAGCTCGACTACCTGCGTGCACACGACGACCTGACCCTGGTGTCGTTCTCGCCACTGGTCAAGGGCATCTACGACGACCCGGCGAAGCGGGCCGGGCACTGGGCGATGGCCCCGTACGAGGGCCCGGACGCCGAGGCCCGGATCGCCGTACTGACCGAGGTGGCCGCCGAGGTCGGCCTGACCCCGAACCAGCTCGTACTCGCCTGGCTGCTGCACCAGACCTCGCCCCGGGTGGTCCCACTGATCGGCCCGCGTACCTTCGAACAGCTGGCGGCCGCCCTGCCGGCGCTCGGCGCGAAACTCAGCGGCGACCAGCTCGCTCGGCTCGACGCCGCGGGCGCCTGA